The following are encoded together in the Poseidonibacter lekithochrous genome:
- a CDS encoding MBL fold metallo-hydrolase, whose amino-acid sequence MSSIVKSFSVGNGDMFYIKHTSNNFTIIDSFLKEDNKVQIVEEIKEQKKDKGISRFISTHPDEDHIKGLEYLNEHIGIEKFYCVENKATKVEQTTDFGEYCDLRDSDKSYFIYKNCKRKWMNESSDERGSSGVHILWPDTSNNFFKNALEKAKDGDSPNNLSPIIKYHSEGGVKFLWMGDLETEFMLNIESSVNMPDIDILFAPHHGRKSGKIPESWLKEISPKLVIIGEAPSEHLNYYKGYNTITQNSAGEITFESENNKVHIYVSNQNYSVRFLDDEKKANTHGYYIGTLIL is encoded by the coding sequence ATGAGCAGTATTGTAAAGTCTTTTTCGGTAGGTAATGGAGATATGTTTTATATAAAACATACAAGTAATAATTTTACTATTATTGATTCTTTTTTGAAAGAAGATAATAAGGTACAAATAGTTGAAGAAATTAAAGAGCAAAAAAAAGATAAAGGAATATCAAGATTTATTTCTACACATCCTGATGAAGACCATATTAAAGGTTTAGAATATTTAAATGAGCATATAGGAATTGAAAAATTTTATTGTGTTGAAAACAAAGCAACAAAAGTTGAACAAACTACAGATTTTGGAGAATATTGTGATTTGAGAGATAGTGATAAATCATATTTTATTTATAAGAATTGTAAAAGAAAATGGATGAATGAAAGTAGTGATGAAAGAGGTAGCTCTGGTGTTCATATATTATGGCCTGATACATCAAATAATTTTTTTAAGAATGCATTGGAAAAAGCAAAAGATGGAGATAGTCCAAATAATCTTTCACCAATAATAAAGTACCATTCCGAAGGTGGTGTAAAGTTTTTATGGATGGGTGATTTAGAAACTGAATTTATGTTAAATATTGAAAGTAGCGTAAATATGCCTGATATTGATATTCTTTTTGCTCCACATCATGGCAGGAAAAGTGGAAAGATTCCAGAAAGTTGGTTAAAAGAAATATCTCCCAAATTAGTGATAATTGGTGAAGCGCCCTCTGAACATTTGAATTATTATAAAGGTTATAATACTATTACTCAAAATAGTGCTGGTGAAATAACTTTTGAGTCTGAAAATAATAAAGTCCATATATATGTATCAAATCAAAATTATTCAGTAAGATTTTTAGATGATGAAAAAAAAGCTAATACGCATGGGTATTATATTGGTACTTTAATATTGTAA
- a CDS encoding DUF6765 family protein, giving the protein MQIDGHHTLTYTLSRMVGFTHEEANTVAYSAQYVDDATNAGIINFTNGATFSRISSAHTMTAYDLKYYTDAHENNLVWVPFHFLPGNDTQPSDAVVEGSFVKKLVCRPYSDVAVDMLDACMLDKDKSYALHRLGITIHVFADTFAHQGFAGKLHKINEVNDLECHNYTFGFWDKATATTLNTTFPMGHGAALSCPDMPFLEWSYTDGLGERINRDNLDIFMKACYDLYGQLGRYLSEIGRDVKDIIQEDFDKIKDNFISFKEEDGEKRHKMWLDSINKGDFSFGSVELEYIAKGIGSWKYDAIKQDKETDDKDDRFEFTEEFMNSDWRKFHVALKAHRFDVINDILPRYGISVS; this is encoded by the coding sequence ATGCAAATAGATGGACACCATACATTAACTTACACACTATCAAGAATGGTAGGGTTTACGCACGAAGAAGCAAATACAGTAGCCTATTCGGCACAATATGTAGATGATGCAACAAATGCAGGAATTATCAATTTTACTAATGGAGCTACGTTTAGTAGAATTAGCTCAGCACATACAATGACAGCATATGACTTGAAATATTACACAGATGCTCATGAAAATAATTTAGTTTGGGTACCTTTTCATTTTCTTCCCGGAAATGATACTCAACCATCAGATGCAGTAGTAGAAGGTTCTTTTGTAAAGAAACTAGTTTGTCGCCCTTATAGTGATGTAGCAGTTGATATGCTAGATGCATGTATGTTAGATAAAGACAAATCATATGCATTACATAGACTAGGTATTACAATACACGTCTTTGCAGATACTTTCGCACATCAAGGATTTGCGGGAAAACTACATAAAATAAATGAAGTCAATGATTTAGAATGTCATAACTATACATTCGGTTTTTGGGATAAAGCAACTGCCACAACTTTAAATACAACATTCCCAATGGGCCATGGTGCAGCACTTAGTTGTCCAGATATGCCATTTTTAGAGTGGAGTTATACAGACGGGTTGGGAGAAAGAATCAATAGAGATAATTTAGATATTTTTATGAAAGCTTGTTATGACTTATATGGACAATTAGGTCGATATTTATCTGAAATAGGTAGAGATGTTAAAGATATTATTCAAGAAGACTTCGACAAAATCAAAGACAATTTTATTTCATTTAAAGAAGAAGATGGAGAAAAAAGACATAAAATGTGGCTTGATTCAATTAACAAAGGTGATTTTAGTTTTGGAAGTGTTGAACTAGAATACATTGCGAAAGGTATTGGTTCTTGGAAATATGATGCAATCAAACAAGACAAAGAGACAGATGATAAGGATGATAGATTTGAATTTACAGAAGAATTTATGAATAGTGATTGGAGAAAATTTCATGTTGCCTTAAAAGCACATAGGTTTGACGTTATAAATGATATATTACCAAGATATGGCATTAGCGTTTCATGA
- a CDS encoding ComEC/Rec2 family competence protein, protein MGYEIDFIAVGEESKSGDAIAIRFGDLEGDRSNQTVVVIDGGYKKSGEDLVSHIKEHYCTDVVDLVILTHPDSDHASGLHVVLEELTVKKLWMHKPWEHNDGKAVKFVDGRITDNSISERLKSALETAYQLHNLAVRKSIPIEEPFTGTIDTTGLIEVVGPTIKYYNELLLGFSGMPELKLESSNESLFTKAKDVIMEWISDGWDIDLITDNGETTSPQNHSSAVVQITIENRRLLFTGDAGKESLQNVADYIGHIDNMCDLQFIQIPHHGSFRNIGPTVLNKLVGEKKSKEHVSHFTAFCSSAKNGAPKHPSKKVLNAFTRRGARVIITAGGNKCLPYNAPEREGWTSIDPEPFHEKVEA, encoded by the coding sequence ATGGGTTATGAAATAGATTTTATTGCGGTTGGGGAAGAAAGTAAAAGTGGTGATGCTATTGCAATTAGGTTTGGAGATTTAGAAGGAGACCGTTCTAATCAAACTGTTGTTGTTATCGATGGAGGTTACAAAAAATCTGGCGAGGATTTAGTATCTCATATTAAGGAGCATTATTGCACAGATGTTGTTGATTTAGTCATTCTCACTCACCCTGATTCTGACCATGCATCAGGTTTACATGTAGTACTAGAAGAATTAACAGTAAAAAAACTTTGGATGCATAAACCATGGGAGCATAATGATGGTAAGGCAGTAAAGTTTGTTGATGGAAGAATTACGGATAATAGTATATCTGAAAGACTTAAATCTGCATTAGAAACAGCATACCAATTGCACAATCTAGCAGTTAGAAAAAGTATACCAATAGAAGAACCTTTTACGGGTACCATTGATACTACAGGATTGATTGAAGTTGTAGGCCCTACAATAAAATATTATAATGAACTACTACTTGGTTTTTCAGGAATGCCAGAACTCAAGTTGGAGTCATCTAATGAATCTTTATTTACAAAAGCAAAAGATGTGATAATGGAATGGATTTCTGATGGATGGGATATTGATTTAATTACTGATAATGGAGAAACAACTAGTCCTCAAAATCATTCTAGTGCTGTAGTTCAAATAACAATTGAAAACCGTAGATTATTATTTACGGGAGATGCAGGGAAAGAATCATTACAAAATGTAGCTGACTATATTGGACATATTGATAATATGTGTGATTTACAATTTATTCAAATTCCTCACCATGGTAGTTTTAGAAATATTGGTCCCACTGTACTTAATAAGTTGGTGGGAGAGAAAAAGTCAAAAGAACATGTGTCACATTTTACTGCATTTTGTTCTTCTGCAAAGAATGGAGCTCCTAAGCATCCCTCTAAAAAAGTTTTAAACGCCTTTACACGTAGAGGAGCTAGGGTTATCATAACTGCTGGTGGAAATAAGTGTCTTCCATATAATGCACCAGAACGTGAAGGATGGACTTCAATTGATCCCGAGCCTTTTCATGAAAAAGTTGAGGCATAG
- a CDS encoding DUF6726 family protein: MTSKLIQVSFLLFTALYFQGCIVGTVVAAPFHVAGAVINTVTPDIVGDSVSATGDVLDTVIPF, encoded by the coding sequence ATGACTTCAAAATTAATACAAGTATCGTTTTTATTATTTACAGCACTTTATTTTCAGGGTTGTATAGTAGGGACAGTTGTCGCTGCACCATTTCATGTGGCAGGAGCAGTTATAAATACAGTTACACCAGATATCGTAGGCGATAGTGTATCTGCAACAGGAGACGTACTAGATACGGTGATACCTTTCTAA
- a CDS encoding universal stress protein, whose protein sequence is MEYKKLFFPIGGGEELRGRIHGALLIAKYFNSNIEIFKSQAKPSQIMKFDDSLPENVLKELNAMAKDKLESDLDIHETIFKEELKKVGNDKATAQITSGEGYRSKLIEQESKFCDLVVVSTPHNNRITATFETTITKSGKPALMFPREMKEFKTDNILIGWNNSPEASRAVTAAIPLMKKAKKVHIISSKEFTKKTNQIEKLQSYLSTHGIETSFELVKTTKKPGQALLNNAKDGNFDLIVAGAFGHKGFKDLMFGGTTKYMLEHTNIPIFMAH, encoded by the coding sequence ATGGAATATAAGAAATTATTCTTCCCAATTGGTGGTGGAGAAGAGCTTAGAGGAAGAATACATGGTGCACTATTAATTGCTAAATATTTTAATTCAAATATTGAGATTTTCAAATCTCAAGCTAAACCTAGCCAAATAATGAAATTTGATGATAGTTTGCCAGAAAATGTACTAAAAGAACTAAATGCTATGGCAAAAGACAAACTAGAATCTGATTTAGATATTCATGAGACTATTTTCAAAGAAGAGCTAAAAAAAGTAGGAAATGACAAAGCAACAGCACAAATAACTTCAGGAGAAGGATATAGAAGTAAACTAATCGAACAAGAATCTAAGTTTTGTGATTTAGTTGTTGTTTCTACTCCTCATAATAATCGTATTACTGCAACGTTTGAAACTACTATTACAAAAAGTGGAAAACCAGCATTAATGTTTCCTAGAGAAATGAAAGAGTTTAAAACTGATAATATTTTGATTGGATGGAATAACTCACCTGAAGCATCAAGAGCAGTTACAGCAGCTATTCCTCTTATGAAGAAAGCAAAAAAAGTACATATAATTAGCTCGAAAGAGTTCACTAAAAAAACAAATCAAATTGAGAAACTACAAAGTTATCTATCAACACATGGAATTGAAACAAGTTTTGAGTTAGTAAAAACTACAAAAAAACCGGGACAAGCACTACTGAATAATGCTAAAGATGGAAACTTTGATTTAATTGTTGCGGGAGCATTTGGACATAAAGGTTTTAAAGACTTAATGTTTGGTGGAACAACTAAATATATGCTAGAGCATACTAATATTCCAATTTTTATGGCACACTAA
- a CDS encoding glycerophosphodiester phosphodiesterase family protein has product MNWLQNTPIAHRGLHKGFSIPENSMKAFKRAISKNYAIELDVRLTKDNKLVVFHDKNLIRVCANRKKIRSQTASTLNKINLYHSNQTIPLFKDVLELVNGKVPIVVEVKNYGTVGKFEERLVEELEGYVGEIAICSFNPEVIYWFRKNRPDYKRGLIFGDIKKFQIRFYKTTFLKYFFKTKPNFISLDYKLLDTLIPVFCRRAKIPIVSWTINSKKKKLKAKAIVDNIVFENVKP; this is encoded by the coding sequence ATGAATTGGTTACAAAACACTCCTATTGCTCATCGAGGTTTACACAAAGGTTTCTCAATACCTGAGAATTCTATGAAGGCTTTCAAAAGAGCGATTAGTAAAAACTATGCAATTGAATTAGATGTTAGACTTACAAAAGATAATAAACTAGTAGTCTTTCATGATAAGAATCTTATTAGAGTATGTGCAAATAGAAAAAAGATACGTTCTCAAACTGCAAGTACTCTAAATAAAATAAACCTCTATCACTCAAATCAAACAATACCATTATTCAAAGATGTACTAGAGCTAGTAAATGGAAAAGTACCTATAGTTGTTGAGGTAAAAAACTACGGAACAGTAGGAAAATTCGAAGAAAGACTAGTGGAAGAACTAGAAGGATATGTAGGTGAGATAGCTATATGTTCTTTTAATCCTGAAGTTATATATTGGTTTAGAAAAAATAGACCTGATTATAAAAGAGGATTGATTTTTGGGGATATAAAGAAGTTTCAAATAAGGTTCTATAAAACCACTTTTTTAAAGTATTTTTTCAAAACAAAACCAAATTTCATATCTCTTGATTATAAACTACTTGATACACTAATTCCCGTGTTTTGTAGAAGAGCTAAGATTCCTATTGTCTCTTGGACAATAAATAGCAAAAAGAAAAAACTAAAAGCTAAAGCTATCGTAGATAACATAGTCTTTGAAAATGTGAAGCCTTAA
- a CDS encoding AzlD domain-containing protein, translating to MLEFSSLILIAIVALGTYSLRVSGLLLSNRLVKEGRIKIFLDYLPATLLLALILPSIIKEGISGLVATAFIILCMYKTNNILLSMCIGIAIVGLNRNFGFL from the coding sequence ATGTTAGAGTTTAGTTCACTAATACTTATTGCTATTGTGGCTTTGGGTACTTACTCTTTACGAGTATCTGGATTGTTATTGTCTAATAGATTAGTAAAGGAAGGAAGAATCAAAATATTTTTAGATTATCTTCCTGCTACTTTATTATTAGCATTGATTTTACCATCTATCATAAAAGAGGGAATTTCTGGATTAGTAGCCACTGCTTTTATAATACTATGTATGTATAAAACTAACAATATTTTACTTTCTATGTGTATAGGAATAGCTATTGTTGGATTGAATAGAAACTTTGGATTTTTGTAA
- a CDS encoding AzlC family ABC transporter permease, with translation MKNEFNDGFIANIPIAISVFAYGSVLGMLCVQKDISVYELVLMNVFIFAGSAQFVMVDMWSSTLDIIGITLAALMINLRYFLIGASLNDLFMNSSKKEKFKFMHFVTDECWAITMNRLKHQELTPTFLFGGGICIFTFWFCGTILGFTLGEFISDPAKFGLDFAFIAIFTALTFGMYKGKENILPWIVTALVAVICEHYMGGKAYIVIAAIVGSLFAAFLYKEESSHVRV, from the coding sequence ATGAAAAATGAATTTAATGACGGCTTTATAGCCAATATCCCAATAGCTATTAGTGTATTTGCATATGGTTCTGTATTAGGAATGTTATGTGTACAAAAAGATATATCAGTTTATGAATTAGTATTAATGAATGTTTTTATTTTTGCAGGTTCTGCACAGTTTGTAATGGTGGATATGTGGAGTAGTACTCTTGATATTATAGGTATTACTCTTGCTGCTTTGATGATAAATCTTAGGTATTTTCTAATTGGTGCTTCTTTGAATGACTTGTTTATGAATAGCTCTAAAAAAGAGAAATTCAAATTTATGCATTTTGTTACAGATGAGTGTTGGGCTATTACTATGAATAGACTAAAACACCAAGAACTAACTCCTACTTTTTTATTTGGTGGGGGAATATGTATTTTTACCTTTTGGTTTTGTGGCACGATTCTTGGCTTTACTCTAGGAGAGTTTATCTCTGATCCTGCTAAGTTTGGATTGGATTTTGCATTTATTGCTATTTTTACTGCACTTACTTTTGGAATGTATAAAGGAAAAGAAAATATCTTGCCTTGGATTGTTACAGCTTTGGTAGCTGTAATATGTGAGCATTATATGGGTGGGAAAGCATATATTGTAATAGCTGCTATTGTAGGCTCACTGTTTGCTGCTTTTTTATATAAGGAGGAATCTTCTCATGTTAGAGTTTAG
- a CDS encoding AraC family transcriptional regulator — protein sequence MKKNDEVIYDAKFWKPDINEDIVLHKAHFSNYGFDKHVHEDYTIGLITEGRMDAFVDGGKQELNKSTIITINPDETHACQTKHSKGYTHYSIYLKPNFVKKLEEENFNKQELYFSSGIFQNEYLANRLINILKLNESNQSTKIDFECEVVNTINSLFENNSKIKQVPSFTSHDNMINRAKEYINDNLSFDLQLGDISDELDISKYHFLRLFKEKTFLSPHSYLMIKRIEKSKQLLQKGESLINTAHMCGFNDQSHLNRRFKLATGITPGNYKKFFH from the coding sequence ATGAAAAAAAATGATGAAGTAATATATGATGCAAAGTTTTGGAAACCTGATATCAATGAAGATATAGTTTTACACAAAGCTCACTTTAGTAACTATGGTTTTGATAAACATGTACATGAAGATTATACTATTGGACTTATAACTGAGGGTCGAATGGATGCTTTTGTAGATGGTGGAAAACAAGAACTAAATAAATCAACTATCATTACAATAAATCCTGATGAAACACATGCTTGTCAAACAAAGCATTCCAAAGGATATACTCACTACTCAATATATCTAAAACCAAATTTTGTGAAAAAACTAGAAGAAGAAAACTTCAATAAACAAGAGTTGTATTTTTCAAGTGGTATTTTCCAAAATGAATATCTTGCTAATAGATTAATAAACATACTAAAACTAAATGAAAGTAATCAAAGTACAAAAATAGACTTTGAGTGTGAAGTAGTAAATACAATAAACTCTTTATTTGAGAATAACTCAAAAATCAAACAAGTTCCAAGTTTTACATCACATGACAATATGATAAATAGAGCAAAAGAGTATATCAATGATAATCTATCTTTTGATTTACAATTAGGGGATATATCAGATGAACTTGATATTTCAAAGTATCATTTCTTGCGATTATTCAAAGAAAAAACTTTTCTTTCACCTCACTCATATCTGATGATAAAAAGAATAGAAAAATCTAAGCAACTACTACAAAAAGGTGAGAGTCTTATAAATACTGCACATATGTGTGGATTTAATGATCAAAGCCATCTAAACAGAAGATTTAAATTAGCTACGGGAATAACACCGGGTAATTATAAAAAGTTTTTCCATTAG
- a CDS encoding cache domain-containing protein: MNLITEKNLSKIIIYIFIIIMSTMIFMVSYFYVTNAYEDFEIQMEKFTQEYYAGQKKILKKEIDTIIDVMNYNITKENIPEKDLKADTIRLLNNISFQESKSNYYFVYDIKKMKGGDDFARLIVNPNRPDLLGNLISTNFKDADGKKFREEFLSNIRVHGESYTQYAYKKPNSISIKQKLSYFKHYKNWNWVIAVGVYTDDIEVEIEKKRKALETKIRSQVGQNIVLFIMFLSIAILISIAVSQKIDEVLKTYQNKVKVKTEELEELNETLERRVTEEVEKNREKEQVLVQKSRFIALGEMISNIAHQWRQPLSELSSILMYIKFKHSINALDDETMVKKSKEADKVLDYMSHTIDDFRNFFMPKKEKETFYLYGIIDSVMTIVSSSLENSNIKVDINLDLNTQVTTYLNEYEQVVLNILKNAKDVLIEKNTKKPIIKISAEDTGKCIILYIEDNGGGITVEPKAKIFEPYFSTKDDSDGTGIGLYMSKVIVDKNMKGKLRVSNTKKGARFAISIPKEV, from the coding sequence TTGAACTTAATCACAGAAAAAAACTTATCCAAAATCATAATTTATATTTTTATTATTATCATGTCTACTATGATTTTTATGGTTTCTTATTTTTATGTAACAAATGCTTATGAAGATTTTGAAATACAAATGGAAAAATTTACCCAAGAGTATTACGCTGGACAAAAAAAGATATTAAAAAAAGAGATTGATACTATTATTGATGTAATGAATTATAATATCACAAAAGAGAATATTCCTGAGAAAGATTTGAAAGCAGATACTATTAGGCTTCTTAATAATATCTCATTCCAAGAGAGCAAAAGTAACTACTACTTTGTATACGATATAAAAAAGATGAAAGGCGGAGATGACTTTGCTAGACTTATAGTAAATCCAAATAGACCTGATTTATTAGGAAATTTAATCTCTACAAATTTCAAAGATGCAGATGGTAAGAAGTTTAGAGAAGAGTTCTTATCTAATATTAGAGTACATGGGGAATCATATACTCAATATGCCTATAAAAAACCAAACTCAATAAGTATAAAACAAAAACTATCATATTTCAAACACTACAAAAACTGGAACTGGGTAATAGCAGTGGGAGTATATACTGATGATATAGAAGTAGAAATTGAAAAGAAAAGAAAAGCTTTAGAAACAAAAATACGTAGTCAAGTAGGACAAAATATTGTACTGTTTATTATGTTCTTATCTATTGCTATTTTAATATCTATTGCAGTTTCACAAAAAATTGATGAGGTTTTAAAAACTTATCAAAATAAAGTAAAAGTAAAAACAGAAGAGTTAGAAGAACTAAATGAAACCCTAGAGAGAAGAGTAACAGAAGAGGTTGAAAAAAATAGAGAAAAAGAACAAGTCCTTGTTCAAAAATCTAGATTTATTGCCTTGGGTGAAATGATCTCTAATATTGCCCATCAGTGGAGACAGCCACTATCTGAATTATCATCTATTTTGATGTATATAAAATTCAAACATAGTATTAATGCTTTAGATGATGAAACAATGGTAAAAAAATCAAAAGAAGCAGATAAAGTGCTAGATTATATGTCACATACTATTGATGACTTTAGAAACTTCTTCATGCCAAAAAAAGAGAAAGAAACTTTCTATTTATATGGAATTATTGATTCTGTAATGACTATTGTTTCTAGTTCTTTGGAAAACTCTAATATCAAAGTAGATATTAATCTTGATCTAAATACACAAGTTACTACATATCTAAATGAGTATGAGCAAGTAGTACTAAATATACTAAAAAATGCAAAAGATGTATTAATAGAAAAGAATACAAAAAAACCAATTATTAAAATAAGTGCAGAAGATACTGGTAAATGTATAATTCTGTATATAGAAGATAATGGCGGTGGTATTACTGTAGAGCCAAAAGCTAAAATCTTTGAGCCGTACTTCTCAACAAAAGATGATAGTGATGGTACTGGTATTGGTCTATATATGTCTAAGGTAATTGTAGATAAGAATATGAAAGGTAAACTAAGAGTTAGCAATACTAAAAAAGGTGCTAGGTTTGCAATAAGTATTCCCAAAGAAGTATAA
- a CDS encoding response regulator transcription factor yields MPESITSKLNAFSVLYIEDEDGIRNNIKEILNHLFKETYTAKNANEGYMKYVQNKPDLIITDIRMPPGDTGIDLIKRIREEDSKTRIIVTSAHTDLEYMLTAAELHLVKYIIKPITQEKLMDALEAFLKTHDESKIYTINETWFFDYSKSIISNGEEDFNLTKKESKFLKLLLTKNRIITYEEMENHIWDEDSVMTQNAMRLFIKNFRKKLPEKSLKNIQGTGYRLIRE; encoded by the coding sequence ATGCCAGAGAGTATTACTAGCAAACTTAACGCATTTTCAGTACTTTACATAGAAGATGAAGATGGAATAAGAAACAATATAAAAGAGATATTAAACCACCTTTTCAAAGAAACATACACTGCAAAAAATGCAAATGAAGGTTATATGAAATATGTTCAAAATAAACCTGACTTAATAATAACCGATATCAGAATGCCTCCGGGAGATACGGGAATAGATTTAATCAAAAGAATTAGAGAAGAAGATTCAAAAACTAGAATTATTGTAACTTCTGCACATACAGATTTAGAGTATATGTTAACAGCTGCTGAATTGCATTTAGTTAAATATATCATCAAACCAATAACTCAAGAAAAACTAATGGATGCATTAGAAGCTTTTCTAAAAACACATGATGAAAGTAAGATTTATACTATCAATGAAACATGGTTTTTTGATTATAGTAAATCTATTATCTCAAATGGAGAAGAAGACTTCAATTTAACAAAAAAAGAATCGAAATTCTTAAAATTATTGTTAACAAAAAATAGAATCATTACTTATGAAGAAATGGAAAATCATATTTGGGATGAAGACTCAGTAATGACTCAAAATGCTATGAGATTATTTATTAAAAATTTTAGAAAAAAACTACCAGAAAAATCTTTGAAGAATATTCAAGGAACTGGATATAGATTGATAAGGGAATAG
- a CDS encoding S8 family peptidase, translating into MAKMRNILLSTSTAILLSACGGGGGGGGSESSTPTPTPTATTATDYSTYQWATNSNINASYKTTYSIDSNAHINVETAWATTKGKYTVGANINQAVKVAVIDEDFEVTHPDIKDKIISTYNASDTSTTNIADVDGDTFYHGLAVAGFIASTYLGVAPEVELILININLDSSIPDSDIIRAFDHAQAQGAKVINCSWGGSAVSNTIQNKISDLKTAGITVVFASGNGNSSGVALNLDSAGNEDPAELTTVLGVGATSVLNDVTTYSNYGSTIDVLAPGGGGKNGGNNLLGILGLDATGNSGENNATDTISGNSLVNNNYTFTSGTSFSAPVTSGVIALMLGVNPNLTPDDIRRILTTTTEKVGTGNGADYSVGNFDTTRAYGKIHATNAVNQASSEF; encoded by the coding sequence ATGGCTAAGATGAGAAATATTTTACTTTCTACAAGTACAGCAATATTACTAAGTGCTTGTGGTGGTGGAGGCGGTGGTGGTGGATCGGAGAGTTCAACTCCAACACCTACACCTACAGCAACAACTGCTACTGATTATTCAACATATCAATGGGCTACAAATAGTAATATTAATGCTTCATATAAAACAACTTATAGTATAGATTCTAATGCTCATATAAATGTAGAAACTGCATGGGCTACAACTAAAGGTAAATATACAGTAGGTGCTAATATAAATCAAGCAGTTAAAGTTGCAGTAATTGATGAAGATTTTGAAGTAACTCATCCTGATATTAAAGACAAAATTATATCTACATATAATGCTAGTGATACAAGTACTACAAATATTGCAGATGTAGATGGTGATACTTTTTATCATGGTTTAGCAGTAGCTGGTTTTATTGCTTCTACTTACTTAGGTGTTGCTCCTGAAGTTGAGTTAATTTTAATTAATATTAATTTAGATTCTAGTATTCCTGATTCCGATATTATTAGAGCCTTTGATCATGCTCAAGCACAAGGAGCAAAGGTAATAAATTGTAGTTGGGGAGGCAGTGCTGTTTCTAATACAATTCAAAATAAAATATCTGATTTAAAAACTGCTGGTATTACAGTAGTATTTGCTTCTGGAAATGGTAATAGTTCAGGGGTTGCACTTAATTTAGATTCAGCCGGAAATGAAGATCCAGCAGAACTTACTACAGTTCTAGGAGTTGGAGCAACAAGTGTATTAAATGATGTTACAACATACTCAAACTATGGTTCAACAATTGATGTTTTAGCTCCAGGTGGTGGAGGTAAAAATGGTGGTAATAACTTATTAGGAATTTTAGGATTAGATGCTACTGGAAACTCTGGTGAAAATAATGCAACAGATACTATATCTGGTAATAGTCTAGTTAATAATAACTATACATTTACATCTGGTACTAGTTTCTCTGCACCAGTAACATCAGGAGTAATTGCTCTTATGTTAGGTGTTAATCCTAATCTTACACCTGATGATATAAGAAGAATTCTAACAACTACTACTGAAAAAGTGGGAACGGGAAATGGAGCTGACTATTCTGTAGGTAACTTTGATACTACAAGAGCTTATGGAAAGATTCACGCTACAAATGCTGTAAACCAAGCATCAAGCGAATTCTAA